Proteins encoded together in one Lathyrus oleraceus cultivar Zhongwan6 chromosome 5, CAAS_Psat_ZW6_1.0, whole genome shotgun sequence window:
- the LOC127082138 gene encoding uncharacterized protein LOC127082138, protein MKTEILQLLYANPFTWLDHEDPYTYITKFYEIDDAIGALEADEDQVFKRLFQYSLIRKEKEWFMEAKTSIAVFSQGASEALNETWERIKSMLRKCQGHGFDELTQIHIFHHGLQPQPRTLLDATTGGSLMSKNVEEAIAIIDRMTLNDHQGQHNRGGVTHITNVKAPTTNQRDARDS, encoded by the exons ATGAAGACCGAGATACTTCAACTTTTGTATGCAAATCCCTTCACATGGCTTGATCATGAAGATCCTTACACATACATTACAAAGTTCTATGAGATTGATGATGCAATTGGAGCTCTAGAAGCGGACGAAGACCAAGTGTTCAAGAGACTATTCCAATATTCTTTGAttagaaaagaaaaagaatg GTTCATGGAAGCAAAGACTTCAATTGCGGTTTTCTCTCAAGGTGCAAGTGAAGCCCTTAATGAAACTTGGGAGCGAATCAAGTCAATGTTAAGGAAATGTCAAGGCCATGGTTTTGATGAACTTACTCAAATCCATATATTTCACCATGGACTCCAACCACAACCCAGAACTCTATTGGATGCTACCACGGGTGGTTCTTTGATGTCAAAGAATGTGGAAGAAGCAATAGCCATTATTGATAGAATGACACTCAACGATCATCAAGGCCAACATAACCGAG GTGGAGTTACTCACATAACAAATGTCAAAGCTCCCACAACAAATCAAAGAGATGCAAGAGATTCCTAA
- the LOC127086554 gene encoding zinc finger protein ZAT5: protein MMMSKMDMEGSIGTKEHLAKGKRTKRGIRMLSPCTVANTTVTSSCSSAIGDGGRSFSSTTFDSTEQDEEADMANCLILLAQGRTGGQEEKRCHNHRQPDGGYNNIVTEKATRNGFESYECKTCNRFFHSFQALGGHRASHKKPKMKEIISAGETEEQNNHIHNKNVSTISPLVPPHVSLELRCGGNLNFHGHGNNNKPNRSNKVHECSICGAEFTSGQALGGHMRRHRACTNKNNNNNVGDVHGKTRNILELDLNLPAPEEDLRDSTFQFPAMVGCHY from the coding sequence ATGATGATGTCTAAAATGGATATGGAAGGAAGTATAGGCACTAAGGAACATCTCGCGAAAGGAAAGCGAACCAAACGAGGGATAAGGATGTTGTCTCCTTGCACCGTGGCGAACACCACGGTGACGTCGAGTTGCTCGAGTGCTATTGGAGATGGTGGAAGATCGTTCTCATCCACCACCTTCGATAGCACTGAGCAGGATGAGGAGGCTGACATGGCTAACTGTTTGATTCTCCTAGCTCAAGGAAGAACCGGAGGACAAGAAGAGAAACGTTGTCATAACCACCGTCAACCAGACGGTGGTTATAACAATATAGTAACAGAAAAGGCAACAAGAAACGGTTTTGAAAGCTATGAGTGCAAAACTTGTAACCGTTTTTTCCATTCATTTCAAGCGTTGGGTGGACACAGAGCAAGTCACAAGAAACCCAAGATGAAAGAAATCATTTCCGCAGGTGAAACCGAAGAACAAAACAATCATATTCATAACAAGAATGTTTCTACTATTAGTCCTCTTGTTCCTCCTCATGTTTCTCTTGAATTAAGGTGTGGTGGTAATCTAAACTTCCATGGCCATGGAAACAATAACAAACCCAATAGATCCAACAAGGTTCATGAGTGTTCGATTTGCGGCGCGGAGTTTACATCAGGTCAAGCATTGGGTGGTCATATGAGAAGACACAGAGCGTGTActaacaaaaacaacaacaacaacgttgGTGATGTTCATGGGAAGACTCGAAATATTCTAGAATTGGATCTTAATCTTCCGGCGCCGGAGGAGGATCTCCGGGATTCAACTTTTCAGTTTCCGGCAATGGTGGGTTGCCATTATTAG